A genomic region of Arachis hypogaea cultivar Tifrunner chromosome 5, arahy.Tifrunner.gnm2.J5K5, whole genome shotgun sequence contains the following coding sequences:
- the LOC112801544 gene encoding uncharacterized protein, with product MPQDAVYERPLFGGKLSSLFPHRFQDVSDIRQVPDHQEVFADATRDESLIFEILEYKHDVADNGSAVWFLQDLANEQDAEGSVVIEQSGVLEAPGLMYNNTPAIVTSAIGQMAISKGRQGREAQNIIKVYLANLRLKGVDTDVLVTAYEPILINPFSKSAGTVGAGMAVPAEQAGCIPMEEVFRLAVTSFKVYDWGLFGAAS from the exons ATGCCTCAAGATGCTGTTTATGAACGACCTCTGTTTGGGGGCAAACTCTCAAGCTTGTTCCCTCACAGATTCCAG GATGTCAGTGACATTCGACAAGTCCCTGATCATCAG GAGGTTTTTGCAGACGCTACTCGTGATGAGAGCTTGATCTTTGAGATTTTAGAATATAAGCACGATGTTGCTGATAATGGAAGTGCTGTCTGGTTTCTTCAAGACCTTGCTAATGAGCAGGATGCTGAAGGAAGTGTG GTTATTGAACAGTCTGGAGTCCTTGAAGCGCCAGGTTTGATGTACAATAACACACCTGCTATTGTAACATCTGCAATAGGGCAAATG GCAATTTCTAAGGGACGACAAGGAAGGGAAGCACAAAATATCATTAAA GTTTATTTGGCAAATTTGCGTCTTAAAGGAGTTGATACTGATGTACTTGTCACTGCATATGAGCCAATTCTTATAAA CCCATTTAGCAAAAGCGCAGGCACAGTTGGTGCCGGCATGGCTGTTCCAGCTGAACAAGCTGGATGTATTCCCATGGAGGAGGTATTCAGACTAGCTGTAACAAGCTTTAAGGTTTACGACTGGGGTCTTTTTGGCGCAGCAAGTTGA